The Methylocella tundrae genome contains the following window.
AGCTGGCTCCGGCGGCGGATCGCGATGGATGTCGATGCTCGTATCGACCTCGACGATCAGGTCGCTATGCTCGGTGTCGATCGTCATGGACGATACGCGATTGCCGAAAAAGCAGACGCGTTCGACAATCTGCGATGGTTGCGGATCAATGCTCAGATGGCTGGACAGCACCGTCTGACCGGGCAGATCCATCGGCGACAGCCGCAAGGAGCAATGCGCGTACCGGACCGGCGTCCCATATTCGTACGTCGTCACGTGGTGAATGTCGTAGATCACGCAAGGCCGCTCCAACGGTCCGCCCGCGCACTATGCGGACCCTGCAGGAAATAGCGTGCGGCGATCGCTTCGGCCAGATCGAGCAGGCGTTTTTCGAAGCTCAGGATCTTGTCGGTGTCGAGCTCCGCCGCGACGGCTGTCGTGACTTCGGCGACGAGCTTGACGATCTGACGGCGCGGCTTCTCGGGCATTCCATCGTCGCTGAGCACGGGCAGATTTTGCAGATGGTCGTCCAGCCGCTCCAGCTGAAACGCGACGGAGCGCGGATTAAATGGGTCGAGCATGACCATGTCGCGAACCGTCGAAAGGCCGACGCCCATCAGATAGCGCGACCGATAGGTGATCTGGGAATCGGCGAGGTCGAGCAGGACTTCGAGATCGTCCGAAGGAGCGGTGGGGCCGGCGAACTGGCGCGCGAAGCGGCAGGAGTTGATGGCGCGCTCCACGCGCCGGCCGATGTCGAAGAGACGCCAGCCAGCGCCACGATTCATATTTTCCTGCGCAAGCCCCGAAAGCGCCGCGATGGCGCGCAGCGCGAGATCAGCCCGGTCATAGGCCTCGGCCTCGCTCAAAAGCGGCTTCTGATCGACGCCGAGCATCTGGTCAAGCTCGCCGATCAACCGCCAGGTATCGGCCGAGAGCCGTTCCCTTATGACCGAGGCGGCGCGGCGCGCATCGCGCACAAGCGAAAGCGCCGAGCCGTAGCTCTCCTCGCTGTGCAGGGCTACAGCACAGAGCGCCAACGGATTAGAGGCCGCCGATTTCGGCGCCGCGTGCCAGGCGACGAGGAGGGCGATCACCTTCGAGACAGTCCATGCCGTCGTCCCTGTTTCGGCGTCGGTATTGATCATCCGGCCGGCAAGACAGCGGATCAGACGCAAAGTCGCCTCGACCCTTTCGAGATAACGCCCGAGCCAGAACAGATTATCCGCGGCGCGGCTCGGCAGATTGCCCATCAGGCGGCGGATCCGCGCCGTCTCGTTGCTCGGCAGCAGGGTAATCATTTCGACGGGCTTGTCGGCGAGCACCCAGACGTCCGCCGACTGGACCCCTCCCCCCATCGACACGGCGCGCGCATCGGCGCGATCGGAGATGCGGCAGAAGCCGCCCGGCATGATGGTCCAGCCATTCTCCGTCCGCGCCGCATAGACGCGCAGGACGAAGGGGCGCGGCGTCAGCCGGTCGTCGTTCCAGACCGGCGTCGTCGACAGATTAACGACCTCCTGCCCGACATAGTCGATCCCCCTCTCGCCAATGGCGTCGATCAGCCGCGCCTTTTCATCCGCGTTGAGAAGCCCGGCGATGACCGGCTGGTTCTGCGGAAAGCGTAGAACCGGATTGCCGAAGGCGCCGCCAATCGCCAGATCGTCGAGATCCGCGATGACCGATGCGCGCTCCTTCTGCTGACCGCACCACCAGGTTGCGATGTTCGGCAGGCGCAACTCCTCGCCAAGAAGTTTGCGGCAGAGCTTCGGCATGAAGCTCATCATCACGGGCGCCTCGAGCACGCCGGAGCCAAGCGCATTGGCGAGCATGACCCCGCCCTCGCGCACGGCCTCGACAAGGCCCGCGACGCCAAGACGCGATTGGCTGTTGAGTTCAAGCGGATCGGCGAAATCGCCGTCGATGCGGCGCCAGATGACGTCGGCGCGTTTCAGTCCGGCGATGGTGCGCACGTGGACTTTGCCGTCACGCACGGTGAGGTCGCCGCCCTCGACCAGAATGAAGCCGAGATAGCGCGCAAGATAGGCCTGCTCGAAATAGGTTTCGTTCAGAGGGCCGGGTGTCCAGAGGCAGATGCGGGGATCGGATCGCTCGGCGAGCGAGGTCAGCCCGTAGCGGAACGCCTGGAAGAAGGGCGCGAGGCGCTCGACGTTCATGTCGCGGTAGAGCGCCGGGAAGGCGCGCGACAGCACGAGCCGGTTGGCGAGCGCGTAGCCGGCGCCCGAGGGCGCCTGGGCGCGATCGCCGAGCACCCACCAGCGCCCGTCGGGACCGCGCCCGAGGTCGGCTGCGTAGAAATGCAGAAAACGCCCGCCGGGCGGCGTCACGCCATGCAGCGGATGCAGGAAATCGGCGGAGCCTGTGACAGCCGCAGCGGGAAGATCGCCGGCGGCGATCAGAGCGCCTTCGCCATAGATATCGGCGACGATGCGCTCCATCAGTTCGGCGCGCTGTTCGATTCCCGCCGCGATTTCGCGCCACTCATTCGCTTCGATCAGCAGGGGCAAATGCGAGAGAGGCCAGGTGCGCTCGCGCGTATCGCCATAGCTGCGATAGGAGACGCCGGAATCGTGAATATGCCGATCCGCCGTCGCGAAGCGGCGGCCGATGTCGTCCGCGCCAAGATCCGTCAACGAATTGAGATAGCGCAGCCAATAATCGCGCGGGCGGCCATCGGGGCCGATGAACTCGTCAGGGATGCCGGGCAGCGGCTTGTAATCCGCGATGAGCGCGGCCAGCCGCTCCGAGGCGGTCGATTCCTTACTGGTCGGGAGCGCGTCGCTGATGTTCATGGATCTATTGCTTTGGCCTGAACGATTTGAGGATCGCCGGGTCAGTCTCGAGCCTCGCGGCGCCGATGAGATCGAGACAATAAGGCACCGCCGGAAACACCGCATTGAGGCAAGTTTCAATGGAGGCTGGTTTTCCTGGCAGATTTATGATGAGGCAAGGCCCTCGATGCGCGGCGATCTGGCGCGACAGGATGGCTGTTGGAACCTGCTTCAGGCTTTCCTGCCGCATCAGTTCGCCGAAACCTGGCAGCACGCGAGGCGCAGCGGCCTCGGTCGCCTCGGGCGTCAGATCGCGCGGAGCGGGCCCCGTGCCTCCCGTCGTCAGGATCAGGTCGCAACGGGCTTTGTCCGCAAGATCGATCAATGCGTCCCGCACCGACTCGAACCCGTCGGG
Protein-coding sequences here:
- a CDS encoding circularly permuted type 2 ATP-grasp protein, which codes for MNISDALPTSKESTASERLAALIADYKPLPGIPDEFIGPDGRPRDYWLRYLNSLTDLGADDIGRRFATADRHIHDSGVSYRSYGDTRERTWPLSHLPLLIEANEWREIAAGIEQRAELMERIVADIYGEGALIAAGDLPAAAVTGSADFLHPLHGVTPPGGRFLHFYAADLGRGPDGRWWVLGDRAQAPSGAGYALANRLVLSRAFPALYRDMNVERLAPFFQAFRYGLTSLAERSDPRICLWTPGPLNETYFEQAYLARYLGFILVEGGDLTVRDGKVHVRTIAGLKRADVIWRRIDGDFADPLELNSQSRLGVAGLVEAVREGGVMLANALGSGVLEAPVMMSFMPKLCRKLLGEELRLPNIATWWCGQQKERASVIADLDDLAIGGAFGNPVLRFPQNQPVIAGLLNADEKARLIDAIGERGIDYVGQEVVNLSTTPVWNDDRLTPRPFVLRVYAARTENGWTIMPGGFCRISDRADARAVSMGGGVQSADVWVLADKPVEMITLLPSNETARIRRLMGNLPSRAADNLFWLGRYLERVEATLRLIRCLAGRMINTDAETGTTAWTVSKVIALLVAWHAAPKSAASNPLALCAVALHSEESYGSALSLVRDARRAASVIRERLSADTWRLIGELDQMLGVDQKPLLSEAEAYDRADLALRAIAALSGLAQENMNRGAGWRLFDIGRRVERAINSCRFARQFAGPTAPSDDLEVLLDLADSQITYRSRYLMGVGLSTVRDMVMLDPFNPRSVAFQLERLDDHLQNLPVLSDDGMPEKPRRQIVKLVAEVTTAVAAELDTDKILSFEKRLLDLAEAIAARYFLQGPHSARADRWSGLA
- the mog gene encoding molybdopterin adenylyltransferase, encoding MGDDGKRAAKIGVVTISDRASVGQYEDQSGPAIIAYLTRILTSPFETIKRIIPDGFESVRDALIDLADKARCDLILTTGGTGPAPRDLTPEATEAAAPRVLPGFGELMRQESLKQVPTAILSRQIAAHRGPCLIINLPGKPASIETCLNAVFPAVPYCLDLIGAARLETDPAILKSFRPKQ